The genomic interval agctgtggcttatagtccagtgcagcttatctattaacaaatgtcgtttttgtgtcaaatttgtctggtggcggcttataatcaggtgtgtcttatagtgcgaaaattacagtaattcatTGCAAGGGATGAAACACTTTAATATCGGGCCCAATTATTGGTAAGTGTGTATCCCGCATTAGACATAAAGAAATACATATTCATAATTTTTGCTCCACATTCAGATAAATTCTGaacaaacaaaatataaaaatgcaaacaaaaaaaattccaatgttttttaatcgtaaataattgaaaaatttcAACATTTACGATTGTCGACCCACTGTTTTCCACCCAGGAGAAATAATCGATCTGAGCATACATGATACTACACCAAAGGGCTACCATTCAGGATCATCTTTCAGAGATGTCTGAAAGTCGGGTTTTTGGTGTATTTGATTGCAAGACTGGAATTGGGGCCAGTTGTGTGTATCCCGCTGTAGTGCAGCACCGCTCCGGTGCATCCGTAGGCTGTCACTCTTGCGTTTGGGCCGAGCGGGTCCTCCTTCGCTTCTTGTCGCCCTCCCTGCGCCGGCCCAGCTtagccttttttttccttttggtgGCCACTTTGAGTGGTTGGTCCTGGTCCTTATAAGCCATCACCTTGTTGGTCTCCTGGGGCAGGACAGGGCCTTCGCGGTCCGCCCCGAACCTATGGGGCAGGTTCTTGGTGGCCTCCGGGGTCTTTTGGTGGAGGTCGTTCCCACTGAAATTGGGCGTCCTACTATGAGTGGGCGGTGCCCGTTCATCGGCCGTGTGCACCTCCTCTAATAGCTCCTGCAGCCACAGACGACGCTTCAACTCCTGCATGCTGCGACCTTTGTCGTGCATCAGCTGGGCATGGCTCACTGACCGCCGCCTGCCAGTAGAAAACAACTTTGCATTAactcagagaaaaaaaacgactaaTACCGGTACTACAACCcctggtgatgatgctggaacttttgtttggtgctgttccagtgagatttacaaagatgactgcccgaagaaaacatcaaaatttcctCAGTACTTGATGATattgggctgcatgtcaggcaaaagcACTGGTAAGATGGctatggttaaatcttcaataaatgcacaagtttacattgaaattttagacagctttcttatcccttccatTGAAAATACTACTATGTTTGTCCttatccaagatgacaatgcatcatgccacagagctaaaactgttaaagcattccttggagaaagactcatccagtcaatgtcatggcctgcaaatagcccagatctcaacccaattgaaaacctgtggtggaaattggggaaaaaaatggtccacaccaAGGCTCTGacttgcaaggatgatctggcaactgtaatcaaagagagtttgcaccaaattgatgaagaatactgtttctcactcatcaagtccatgcctcagagactgcaagctgtcataaaagccggaggtggtgcaactaaatactagaaatgtgttttgattgttatttctttagtttctcatgattccatatttttttccctcagaatggagtgattctatatatatttccctgcacttgctctaaaaaattaacatttactgaccaccgcaatgtgttttatttcgtttcgtgtttctgaatgctaaagagttgcacttttgaacgaattcattattttttcaagctttttatctgagtttgttctacatgataaaatgtctgagtgagcgctcgtccgagactggtgatgccatactttttgctaggggttgtacgaCCTGAAAAATGAATGCTTCTTAGTACATGTTGGAACCAAGTTTTGGCTGGACTTTTCTAAGCCCCAACAACAAGGCGCTCACTCTTAAGAGGCTTTGCTGTTTGGAATTTTGGTATATTTTGCTTTAAAAGAAACAGGTTTAGCTCTCCAACTGCATTTCTCAATTGCTTCATGTatctgttgatgccaataaaggTACTCAAGTTCTTACACATTGATGTCGGCAACACCCCAGAAAAACCTaaaggaagaaaaatagctcaaCGCTATATTTCCACAACTGAGTACTACATAGTTCCCAGTCTGTGAACATTACATAACTAGTAAGTAACATCAAACATGTACAACCGGAAAATCTGACAAAAACTGATAGCCATTATTACTGAATTGATATTGGAAAAAGTATCAACAAAAACGTGTGTGTCCGCTGCAAACTGCATTTAGAGACAAATCTCAGAATTTACTCTACAAGGTCTTTCAAAAAGTAACAAACTGAGATCTACtgatgtgaaaaaaatgtaaaaatttatttttattgtgaattattgacaatattttgtcacaacaaAGGGACACCAAACATCttacaaaatactgtaatgtcccTCTTTTATGAACTTGCATAGTGCTTGTACTGTAAAGAAAGAAGGTCACTGGACACACTAACAAAACAACATGTTTCCATAGCTTTGGTACACTGAAAATCGAGCAACAAGAAATGCTGAATTAGTTAATGAGAGCTGAAAAATATGCATATTGAATATtagagtgtgtgtgtgatttaaaaaaaattttttttttttttagattttgttTTTAGATTATTATTTAGTCTAAATTCTTAACAACAATTTCGTTATTCTCAATTCTGTAGATATGAAATAATTTGCTTCCCCCAATCAGTCATACTCCCTGGCTGATGTTCCAACATGTCACTGCTTCCCTTGTTGAAGTATAATATCTGTACTTCATTAATTACCACCTTTAGAAATTTATCTGGAGGGATTATTGTATAGCAGATGActaaaaaataatgatataCTTTTTTTTGATAAGTCAGTAGAGAGTGAGTAAATGATTCTGAATGCAGTCACCAAACCATTCAAGCATTTCCTCCTCTGAATTACTGTCACAGGATTTTTGTGAACTGGACTTAATGAAATTTTTTGAGgatgaaatgtcttcaataacttaatatttttgttgcgtGAGCTACAGTAGTGGTTGACTTTACATCTCATTCTTGATTACATCGCACCCCAGCATTTAGTGTATGATCAACAGAGCCGTGGCTAAGGCAGTTCACTACAGTAGAGGGCAGCAGAAACAAGTTTGAAATTGAACCAATGACCACAAAACAGTCTGAGAAGGTTTCTGTACTAGTGAGCCTTTCTGAATCAACCAGTCAATTCAATTTCCATTTGACGCATCAACGAAAAGTAGCGGTGACACAGCAAATAAAAGCTGTCTTTTATGCGAGGCAGAGGGTGACTCAAAGCTGCAACCAGCAGAGCACAACATGAGCAAGTCAACAGTCTGAAACTTTGAAAAGAACTCACATTCTGCTACTTAGTGCGTCAACTGGCCTCCCGTAAGGCATCGCTGGAGAACACAGCAAGAACACAGCCAAACTCCATTGATGAAGTAGTACTATGGAGCACATCCTTCCACCctaaaaactaaaaaacacaCCACTTCTGTTAGAAAAATATCTAGTTGATTAAAAAGGAATCAGTGTTTTGACAGACTTTTTAATTCCTAGGATTTGTGAAAACTACCAATTGCTACTTACGCGATACTTTTGACAGTGAAAATCCGCCTCACTATCCGTCTTGAAGCTCCGACAGATGATGTCCTTGTTAATAAAACGATGTGAatttattcaggccaatacagaGAAGCCGGGGTAAAAGTTCTGTTTGTATCCATTGGTGTGAAGGCAGCCTGGGGAAATCCCCTGCTAGTCTTTTCCATTCATTTGCCTTCCAACGGTGCGCGCGGAGCTATTTATTTCTCCCCGATGtcccaattagaaaaaaaaaaaaaaaaacctgggtAAAGATAGTCGCTCAGCAGCAGTAGCAGTAGAAACAGTACTactaagtcacacaaagtctagCCCCACCAGCTGCACTTGAGGTGGTCTTATGAAGAGCAGAGCATCTTCTGTGGTGGTCCGCACACGAGCTTCTAAGAGGCTTTTTCACTCTGACTCAGCCTGTGTGTGTCTGAGTGAGGGGGGGAAACTCCAAACTCCTCTTCGGGTTTGAAGATGCAAGCACCACCTCGGCTCCGACCCACAGATTTCTGTCCTTAACACCCTCCCCGTCCTTAAAACCCAGACCTACCTCCCCCCGTTTGCAATTACCTGCACTGACAAGAGGGTGGTGTCCATGCAAACAGTCCAACCAAGGCAGCCACTTACATTTTTCATGCTAGTTTTTTAAAAGCCGTTATGAATCCACACGTAGCCAAAGGGCACTGGGTTCCATTCTCACTGCGTTGGTGAAACAAGACGGTAAAACTTAAACATGTGAGTCTTTTAACGGACAAGAAACCCTCCTGGGTTTCCAGGTTAGGGAAGGACACCCAAAGAGTAAAATCCAAAGGACAGTTGTCGATGAGTTTAGTATTTCAAGATGTGCGTGAGCAATATGCGACAGTCGCAGTTTTGATCCAGAGATCACAGGAACACTATATATACCGTAGTTGTCAGAATAATTACAGACGGCACAATATGAAGGTTAGGGTGAGCCATTCACCTGAACAGAAACTACGTTCCCAATTACAGTTCTATGGCTCTATGAATAGTCTAAAACTTAGTTGGTGACCAGTCCAAGGTGTACCCTTTTGGATTGGATAAACCTTACCCTGTGGCCAAGCTGATAAGAAAATGACCTCTGGCTGAAAAAGTCTGACCCCTCCAACCCAGTATATGGATATTTGGGGATCCTTAGACGCACTTATAGGTTACCCTTGACTAATTCGCTATAGTCAAGATGGAGCAAAAGAGGTACGACTATTTTTTACTGAACATTTTTACTTTTGTACAACTGTCAGGTTTATGCAGACAGTTTTAACAAGTTTGACCAGGGCATTTttgtgaaaatttcaaattcccaAATGGATATTCCACAACTGTAATAAAGTGTCTTGTCAGATCAAAAAGCAGGTCATGAGTGACAGGTGTGCGACCACCGAGGTGGTCATGTGTTACCCTACAAGGCGGGGGAAGGGCAGGTTTAGTCCAAAGTACACAACGAGACCCTAACCACTTCCCCAGGGGAGAATGACCGTAACCTCAGAGAAACCCAACCCATAGCCTCTCAGTGCGTACCATTCAGTGTAACCTGCGCTCCCTGCCTTCCGTCACTACTTGTTACCTTAGCAAAGTGGCTCACCGCCACATGGTTACGGAGCTTCTGAGGTATCTCTCCATGCGAGCTGGGCAAGAAACTCACTATGACAGACAATCACATCAACTGGATGGatgtacaatggggcaaataagtatttagtcaaccactaattgtgcaagttctcccacttgaaaatattagagaggcctttaattgtcaacatgggtaaacctcaaccatgagagagaatgtggaaaccccccccccagaaaatcacattgtttgatttttaaatactttatttgcaaatcatggtggaaaataagtatttggtcaataccaaaagttcatctcaatactttgttatgttccttttgttggcattaacagaagccaaacgttttctgtaactcttcacaagcttttcacacactgttgctggtattttggcccattcctccatgcagatctcctctagagcagtgatgttttggggctgtcgttgggcaacacggactttcaactccctccaaagattttccatggggttgagatctggagactggctaggccactccaggaccttgaaatacttcttacgaagccactcctttgttgccctggctgtgtgtttgggatcattatcatgctgaaagacccagccacgtctcatcttcaatgcccttgctgatggaaggagattttcagtcaaaatctctcgatacatggc from Corythoichthys intestinalis isolate RoL2023-P3 chromosome 5, ASM3026506v1, whole genome shotgun sequence carries:
- the LOC130916706 gene encoding parathyroid hormone-related protein-like, which produces MCSIVLLHQWSLAVFLLCSPAMPYGRPVDALSSRMRRSVSHAQLMHDKGRSMQELKRRLWLQELLEEVHTADERAPPTHSRTPNFSGNDLHQKTPEATKNLPHRFGADREGPVLPQETNKVMAYKDQDQPLKVATKRKKKAKLGRRREGDKKRRRTRSAQTQE